A part of Liolophura sinensis isolate JHLJ2023 chromosome 1, CUHK_Ljap_v2, whole genome shotgun sequence genomic DNA contains:
- the LOC135461467 gene encoding beta-mannosidase-like, with protein MKSSVVMLTVVLLYSLLCVRTEANIWDLGGQWKVYNVSSSQSIKAWVPGTIYTALSPKVIGEPYYRFNDDLYRWVATANWTYSRQFTATSEMLAMERLQLICDGVDTVSDIYINDRYIGSTKDAFLQYVFDVKDMVVAGENTIDVRLQSPVSYAMNQSANYPYLVPPKCPPEEQHGWCYVNFIRKPQFSFSWDWAPSFPTSGIWRNISIHGYQGIDFRYITIETTKALNYSGWMVNAKVFYELSRSSVDTVVTYSIPNLHCQGKFPLTLKDDAVFFLLTCIVADNVELWWPRGYGAQPLYTLVVEALDTSGTPQAAKIVRFGFRTVDVEQYTPADTHTGLTFSFIVNEIPIFAKGSNWVPADSFQERVTSSYRRRLLQSAADANMNMLRICAVGIYEHDEFYDIADELGLMIFHDIVGFNCAMYPRDPDFLTTVTQEVTHQVRRLQHHPSIVIWSGNNKNELGLALNLYGTNSNFTLYKSDYLSLYIDTIMTVVEREDGTRTFIDSSPNNGARTVQDGWVSQNPNDTLYGTVDHFEYDHDAWDWTVYPVGRFVTEYGLQSWPSLTTLKTASEPQDWNYDSPFCEHRQHSVNGLVKYGKVQRPVKEIRDIIYLTQINQAIALKTYSELLRRRQNEAVNGEGFTMGALFWQLEDIWQAPTWASIEYGGKWKMLHYYAVRFFSDTLISPYIDQSELKVYYIQDFPSVPRKANDSSTNVLNIRVRSWSSFTVQYRVDVPFLRPSQRASSIYNRPLSTILANTNCPSKAYCFLEFGLNENFTTGNWLLLTYPKDTKGLHRASIKIGDPHLNQDGTFTLQLSSTTVAMFVWLDTGVIEGRFSDNGFIMSEPSRDVVFYPWQNVSVVDLKTNLTVTSLANVYE; from the exons ATGAAGTCTTCTGTCGTCATGTTGACAGTTGTCCTTCTGTACAGTCTGTTATGTGTTAGAACAGAGGCTAATATCTGGGACCTTGGGGGACAGTGGAAGGTGTATAATGTCAGTTCTA GTCAGTCGATTAAGGCCTGGGTGCCAGGGACGATATACACGGCCCTCTCCCCTAAGGTGATTGGGGAGCCGTATTACAGGTTCAACGATGACTTGTACAGATGGGTGGCAACTGCGAACTGGACCTACTCAAGGCAATTCACAG CTACATCTGAAATGCTGGCTATGGAGAGGTTACAGCTCATCTGTGATGGCGTGGACACAGTGTCTGATATCTACATCAATGACAGATATATCGGATCCACCAAAGACGCCTTTCTACAGTATGTCTTCGATGTGAAGGACATGGTTGTG GCAGGTGAAAACACGATTGATGTGAGACTACAGAGCCCTGTGTCGTACGCCATGAACCAGTCGGCTAACTACCCCTACCTTGTTCCCCCAAAGTGCCCACCAGAGGAGCAACACGGCTGGTGCTACGTGAACTTCATTCGCAAACCACAGTTTTCCTTCAGCTGGGATTGGGCGCCATCGTTCCCGACTTCAGGCATCTG GCGAAACATTTCCATCCACGGTTACCAGGGTATTGACTTCCGTTATATCACCATAGAGACGACGAAAG CACTGAACTACTCTGGTTGGATGGTGAACGCCAAAGTGTTCTACGAGTTGTCCCGATCCTCCGTGGACACCGTCGTCACTTACAGCATCCCGAATCTCCACTGTCAGGGAAAGTTCCCCCTGACGCTCAAAGATGACGCAGTGTTCTTTCTCCTGACTTGCATCGTGGCCGAC AATGTGGAGCTGTGGTGGCCGCGTGGCTACGGGGCCCAACCTCTGTACACACTTGTGGTGGAGGCACTGGATACATCTGGGACACCACAAGCCGCCAAAATTGTCCGCTTCGGGTTTCGAACCGTTGACGTAGAGCAGTACACTCCAGCCGATACACACACCG GTTTGACCTTTTCCTTCATCGTCAACGAGATTCCCATATTTGCTAAGGGTTCCAACTGGGTTCCAGCTGATAGTTTTCAGGAGAGAGTTACCTCCAGTTATCGCCGTCGCCTTCTTCAGTCCGCGGCAGACGCCAATATGAACATGCTGAGGATTTGTGCCGTGGGC ATCTATGAGCATGACGAATTCTATGACATTGCCGACGAGCTTGGTCTCATGATATTCCACGACATTGTGGGGTTTAACTGTGCTATGTATCCTCGGGATCCAGACTTCCTGACCACTGTGACGCAGGAGGTCACCCATCAG GTCAGGCGACTGCAACATCACCCATCCATAGTGATCTGGTCAGGCAACAATAAAAATGAGCTTGGTTTAGCCCTGAATCT ATATGGTACAAATTCTAACTTTACGCTGTATAAGTCGGATTATTTGAGTCTATACATCGATACTATCATGACGGTCGTGGAGAGAGAGGACGGCACTAGGACTTTTATCGACTCCAGCCCTAACAACGGGGCCAGAACAGTACAAGATGGCTGGGTGTCACAGAACCCTAATGACACCCTCTACGGCACCG TGGACCATTTTGAATACGATCACGACGCTTGGGACTGGACAGTGTACCCAGTGGGGCGTTTTGTAACAGAGTATGGGCTACAATCCTGGCCCTCTCTCACTACACTAAAGACGGCATCGGAACCCCAGGACTGGAACTACGACAGTCCGTTCTGCGAGCACAGGCAACATTCCGTCAACG GTCTGGTAAAGTATGGTAAAGT ACAAAGACCCGTTAAGGAGATTCGGGATATTATATATCTGACACAG ATTAACCAGGCGATTGCGCTGAAGACATACTCCGAGCTTCTACGACGGCGCCAAAACGAGGCTGTAAATGGCGAGGGGTTCACCATGGGTGCTCTGTTCTGGCAGCTTGAGGATATATGGCAAGCCCCTACTTGGGCCTCTATAG AGTATGGAGGCAAATGGAAGATGCTTCATTACTACGCTGTGCGCTTCTTTAGTGACACCCTGATATCCCCGTACATCGACCAATCAGAGTTGAAGGTTTACTACATCCAGGACTTTCCGTCGGTACCCAGAAAGGCTAACGATTCCAGTACAAATGTACTCAATATTAGAGTTCGATCCTGGAGCAGTTTTACTGTCCAGTACAGGGTTGATGTCCCTTTCTTACGG CCCAGCCAGAGAGCATCCTCAATATACAACAGACCCTTATCTACTATATTGGCGAATACAAATTGTCCGTCCAAAGCCTATTGTTTCTTGGAATTTGGACTCAATGAAAATTTCACCACTGGCAACTGGTTACTACTGACGTATCCAAAGGACACGAAGGGACTACATCGGGCTTCTATAAAG ATAGGAGATCCGCACCTCAATCAGGACGGGACGTTCACACTCCAACTCTCCTCCACCACAGTCGCCATGTTTGTTTGGCTGGATACAGGAGTGATAGAGGGGCGGTTTTCTGACAACGGCTTCATCATGAGTGAACCTTCTCGAGACGTCGTCTTCTACCCATGGCAAAATGTCTCCGTCGTTGATTTGAAGACCAATTTGACAGTCACTTCCCTGGCCAACGTTTACGAATAA